From the Motacilla alba alba isolate MOTALB_02 chromosome Z, Motacilla_alba_V1.0_pri, whole genome shotgun sequence genome, one window contains:
- the PDCD1LG2 gene encoding programmed cell death 1 ligand 2 isoform X2, with protein sequence MLQILTILLLETQLSMVSALFTVEVPQQLYTAEYGSNVTMECRFPVNGSVDLGLLTVLWERKRQGSLKSKEVYTFRNGKALHSSQHPDYIGRASLLHSKLKMGRAILQITNVKITDAGSYLCLIDYQGVDYKYIALEVRASYKRINTQVMRIPGEDKFVFMCQSEGFPLAEVFWQNQNFNLSGSANTTYTLTANGLYNVTSILTFKPNMSENYTCVFWNRELNGETSAHFSTLGDNFNFQTEALYLSTVTASRDSGSVGL encoded by the exons ATGCTCCAAATCCTTACAATACTGTTGCTGGAAACACAGCTCTCCATGGTTTCAG CTTTATTTACAGTTGAAGTTCCTCAACAGCTCTACACTGCGGAGTATGGGAGCAACGTTACCATGGAATGCAGATTCCCCGTGAATGGCTCAGTGGATCTAGGACTCCTGACTGTTCTTTGGGAGCGGAAAAGGCAGGGTTCATTGAAATCAAAAGAGGTGTACACATTCCGCAATGGGAAGGCACTCCATTCATCTCAACATCCTGATTACATAGGAAGAGCATCACTTTTGCACAGTAAACTGAAGATGGGACGAGCCATCCTCCAGATTACCAATGTTAAGATCACAGATGCAGGATCATACCTTTGTCTCATTGACTACCAGGGTGTGGACTACAAGTACATTGCTTTGGAAGTAAGAG CATCTTACAAGAGAATAAATACTCAAGTAATGAGAATACCAGGTGAAGACAAGTTTGTTTTTATGTGCCAGTCAGAAGGCTTTCCTCTGGCAGAGGTTTTCTGGCAAAATCAGAACTTCAATCTCAGTGGATCTGCAAATACCACCTATACACTGACTGCAAATGGCCTCTACAATGTCACCAGTATCCTGACATTCAAACCAAATATGAGTGAGAACTACACGTGTGTCTTCTGGAATAGAGAACTGAATGGAGAAACTTCAGCTCACTTTTCCACTTTAG GTGATAATTTTAACTTTCAGACTGAGGCTTTATACTTGTCAACTGTGACAGCTTCAAGAGACAGTGGGAGTGTGGGTCTGTGA
- the PDCD1LG2 gene encoding programmed cell death 1 ligand 2 isoform X3, with protein MLQILTILLLETQLSMVSALFTVEVPQQLYTAEYGSNVTMECRFPVNGSVDLGLLTVLWERKRQGSLKSKEVYTFRNGKALHSSQHPDYIGRASLLHSKLKMGRAILQITNVKITDAGSYLCLIDYQGVDYKYIALEVRASYKRINTQVMRIPGEDKFVFMCQSEGFPLAEVFWQNQNFNLSGSANTTYTLTANGLYNVTSILTFKPNMSENYTCVFWNRELNGETSAHFSTLAFMSTQYSGQKFLISLIISTCVTVAVLSALIIFKKRKSFKNEQPKKDRKRKLNPNAKAENSDNFNFQTEALYLSTVTASRDSGSVGL; from the exons ATGCTCCAAATCCTTACAATACTGTTGCTGGAAACACAGCTCTCCATGGTTTCAG CTTTATTTACAGTTGAAGTTCCTCAACAGCTCTACACTGCGGAGTATGGGAGCAACGTTACCATGGAATGCAGATTCCCCGTGAATGGCTCAGTGGATCTAGGACTCCTGACTGTTCTTTGGGAGCGGAAAAGGCAGGGTTCATTGAAATCAAAAGAGGTGTACACATTCCGCAATGGGAAGGCACTCCATTCATCTCAACATCCTGATTACATAGGAAGAGCATCACTTTTGCACAGTAAACTGAAGATGGGACGAGCCATCCTCCAGATTACCAATGTTAAGATCACAGATGCAGGATCATACCTTTGTCTCATTGACTACCAGGGTGTGGACTACAAGTACATTGCTTTGGAAGTAAGAG CATCTTACAAGAGAATAAATACTCAAGTAATGAGAATACCAGGTGAAGACAAGTTTGTTTTTATGTGCCAGTCAGAAGGCTTTCCTCTGGCAGAGGTTTTCTGGCAAAATCAGAACTTCAATCTCAGTGGATCTGCAAATACCACCTATACACTGACTGCAAATGGCCTCTACAATGTCACCAGTATCCTGACATTCAAACCAAATATGAGTGAGAACTACACGTGTGTCTTCTGGAATAGAGAACTGAATGGAGAAACTTCAGCTCACTTTTCCACTTTAG cttttatGAGTACACAGTATAGTGGACAAAAATTCCTGATCTCTTTAATCATCTCCACATGTGTGACTGTAGCTGTCCTCTCTGCACTAATAATATTTAAGAAGAGAAAATCATTCAAGAATGAGCAACCCAAAAAAG acaggaaaagaaaactgaaccCTAATGCAAAGGCTGAGAACA GTGATAATTTTAACTTTCAGACTGAGGCTTTATACTTGTCAACTGTGACAGCTTCAAGAGACAGTGGGAGTGTGGGTCTGTGA
- the PDCD1LG2 gene encoding programmed cell death 1 ligand 2 isoform X1 codes for MLQILTILLLETQLSMVSALFTVEVPQQLYTAEYGSNVTMECRFPVNGSVDLGLLTVLWERKRQGSLKSKEVYTFRNGKALHSSQHPDYIGRASLLHSKLKMGRAILQITNVKITDAGSYLCLIDYQGVDYKYIALEVRASYKRINTQVMRIPGEDKFVFMCQSEGFPLAEVFWQNQNFNLSGSANTTYTLTANGLYNVTSILTFKPNMSENYTCVFWNRELNGETSAHFSTLAFMSTQYSGQKFLISLIISTCVTVAVLSALIIFKKRKSFKNEQPKKDRKRKLNPNAKAENSKSQAILKIYIYRFFFLTSKILKNM; via the exons ATGCTCCAAATCCTTACAATACTGTTGCTGGAAACACAGCTCTCCATGGTTTCAG CTTTATTTACAGTTGAAGTTCCTCAACAGCTCTACACTGCGGAGTATGGGAGCAACGTTACCATGGAATGCAGATTCCCCGTGAATGGCTCAGTGGATCTAGGACTCCTGACTGTTCTTTGGGAGCGGAAAAGGCAGGGTTCATTGAAATCAAAAGAGGTGTACACATTCCGCAATGGGAAGGCACTCCATTCATCTCAACATCCTGATTACATAGGAAGAGCATCACTTTTGCACAGTAAACTGAAGATGGGACGAGCCATCCTCCAGATTACCAATGTTAAGATCACAGATGCAGGATCATACCTTTGTCTCATTGACTACCAGGGTGTGGACTACAAGTACATTGCTTTGGAAGTAAGAG CATCTTACAAGAGAATAAATACTCAAGTAATGAGAATACCAGGTGAAGACAAGTTTGTTTTTATGTGCCAGTCAGAAGGCTTTCCTCTGGCAGAGGTTTTCTGGCAAAATCAGAACTTCAATCTCAGTGGATCTGCAAATACCACCTATACACTGACTGCAAATGGCCTCTACAATGTCACCAGTATCCTGACATTCAAACCAAATATGAGTGAGAACTACACGTGTGTCTTCTGGAATAGAGAACTGAATGGAGAAACTTCAGCTCACTTTTCCACTTTAG cttttatGAGTACACAGTATAGTGGACAAAAATTCCTGATCTCTTTAATCATCTCCACATGTGTGACTGTAGCTGTCCTCTCTGCACTAATAATATTTAAGAAGAGAAAATCATTCAAGAATGAGCAACCCAAAAAAG acaggaaaagaaaactgaaccCTAATGCAAAGGCTGAGAACAGTAAGTCAcaggcaattttaaaaatctacatttacagatttttctttcttacatctaaaatcttaaaaaatatgTAG
- the LOC119696093 gene encoding programmed cell death 1 ligand 1-like — MGRPLFLYVFLFYWHFLNALFTVEAPQSLCIVERGNNVTMECTFPVNGKLEFRDLSVSWEKKDELKQVYVLHKGEEDFKNQHSDFRGRIKLLKENLNLGQSLLQITDVKLRDAGVYRCVIVYGGADYKTIHLKVKAPYRIINQGVVNTGRNEWKLTCQSEGYPEAEVIWQNRNHEDLTYKANTIFETSSDQLYRVTSTLTIKSGIDEIFYCIFWNKELQENTTAILHITDSADGILQTESRRIIGATLIATAFIGSVLLFLLCKRKARANKGNRTPVASPSIAKLSKDKDTHNSRAASFEDRELKYMQIEKT, encoded by the exons ATGGGAAGGCCTTTgtttttgtatgtatttttattctacTGGCATTTCCTAAATG ctctATTCACTGTTGAAGCTCCTCAATCACTCTGCATTGTGGAACGTGGGAACAATGTGACCATGGAATGCACGTTTCCAGTGAATGGGAAATTAGAGTTTAGAGATTTAAGTgtcagctgggaaaagaaagatgagTTGAAGCAGGTTTATGTACTTCACAAAGGAGAGGAAGACTTCAAAAATCAGCACAGTGACTTTAGGGGAAGAATAAAATTGTTGAAAGAGAATCTGAACTTGGGACAGTCTCTCCTTCAGATCACTGACGTGAAGCTCAGAGATGCAGGGGTTTACCGCTGTGTTATTGTCTATGGGGGAGCTGACTACAAGACAATCCATCTGAAAGTTAAGG CTCCTTACAGAATTATAAACCAAGGAGTGGTGAACACAGGACGCAACGAATGGAAGTTGACGTGTCAGTCAGAAGGATACCCAGAAGCTGAGGTGATATGGCAAAATAGAAACCATGAAGATTTGACTTATAAGGCAAACACAATATTTGAAACTTCAAGCGACCAGTTGTACCGTGTGACAAGTACCCTTACAATCAAAAGTGGAATTGATGAGATTTTTTACTGTATATTCTGGAATAAAGAGCTGCAAGAAAATACAACTGCCATTTTACACATTACAG ATTCAGCTGATGGCATTCTCCAGACTGAGAGCAGACGCATTATTGGAGCAACACTTATTGCTACTGCTTTTATTGGATCAGTGCTTCTATTTCtgctttgcaaaagaaaag ctagAGCAAATAAGGGCAACAGAACACCTGTGGCGAGTCCATCAATAGCAA AGCTGTCAAAAGATAAGGATACAcacaacagcagagctgcttcttttGAAGACAGAGAGCTGAAAT ATATGCAAATTGAGAAGACCTAG